A genomic stretch from Thermomonospora umbrina includes:
- a CDS encoding SigE family RNA polymerase sigma factor: MGDDPSFEEFVAGRGTALLRTAVLLSGGSRHDAEDVVQTALEKAYRHWSRIEGDPEPYVRRILVNVTISRARRRRIRQEVNVERVPEVGVPAAADGLALRDVLIRELHRLPARQRAVLVLRYWDDLTEARIAEAMGCSVGTVKSQAAKALARLRAHRIREEITR, from the coding sequence ATGGGTGACGACCCCTCGTTCGAGGAGTTCGTGGCCGGGCGCGGCACGGCGCTGCTCCGCACCGCCGTCCTGCTGTCCGGCGGCTCGCGGCACGACGCCGAGGACGTCGTCCAGACCGCGCTGGAGAAGGCGTATCGGCACTGGTCGCGCATCGAGGGCGACCCCGAGCCGTACGTCCGCCGCATCCTCGTCAACGTCACCATCAGCCGCGCCCGCCGGCGCAGGATCCGCCAGGAGGTGAACGTGGAACGCGTTCCCGAGGTCGGCGTCCCGGCGGCCGCCGACGGGCTCGCCCTGCGGGACGTCCTGATCCGCGAACTGCACCGCCTCCCGGCCCGCCAGCGCGCCGTGCTGGTCCTCCGTTACTGGGACGACCTCACCGAGGCCCGGATCGCCGAGGCGATGGGCTGCTCGGTCGGAACCGTCAAGTCCCAGGCCGCCAAGGCGCTGGCCCGCCTCCGCGCCCACCGGATCCGTGAGGAGATCACGCGATGA
- a CDS encoding pyridoxal phosphate-dependent aminotransferase, with protein MSIDRPRVSARIAAISESATLAVDAKAKALKAAGRPVIGFGAGEPDFPTPDYIVEAAVTACRVPRFHKYTPAGGLPELRTAIAEKTLRDSGLRVEASQVLVTNGGKQAVYEAFAALLDPGDEVLVPTPYWTTYPESIKLAGGVPVDVVADETTGYRVDVDRLEAARTDRTKVLLFVSPSNPTGAVYPREQVAEIGRWAAEHGLWVITDEIYEHLVYGDAEFTSMPVAVPELADRTLVLNGVAKTYAMTGWRVGWMIGPQDVVKAAANLQSHATSNVANVSQAAALAAVTGDLSAVAEMRAAFDRRRQTMVRMLNEIPGVLCPEPEGAFYAYPSVKALLGKEIRGKRPATTVELAELILTEAEVALVPGEAFGTPGYFRLSYALGDEDLVEGVSRVAKLLAEAS; from the coding sequence ATGAGCATCGACCGACCTCGAGTCTCCGCGCGCATCGCCGCCATCTCCGAGTCCGCCACGCTGGCCGTGGACGCCAAGGCCAAGGCGCTGAAGGCCGCAGGCCGTCCGGTCATCGGGTTCGGTGCCGGCGAACCCGACTTCCCCACCCCGGACTACATCGTCGAGGCGGCCGTCACCGCCTGCCGGGTGCCCCGCTTCCACAAGTACACCCCCGCCGGCGGGCTCCCCGAGCTGCGCACCGCGATCGCCGAGAAGACCCTGCGCGACTCCGGTCTGCGGGTCGAGGCGTCCCAGGTCCTGGTGACCAACGGCGGCAAGCAGGCCGTGTACGAGGCGTTCGCCGCGCTGCTGGACCCGGGCGACGAGGTGCTGGTCCCGACCCCGTACTGGACCACGTACCCGGAGTCGATCAAGCTGGCCGGCGGCGTGCCGGTGGACGTGGTGGCCGACGAGACCACCGGTTACCGGGTGGATGTCGACCGGTTGGAGGCGGCGCGCACCGACCGGACCAAGGTGCTGCTGTTCGTCTCGCCGTCCAACCCGACCGGTGCGGTCTACCCGCGCGAGCAGGTGGCCGAGATCGGCCGCTGGGCCGCCGAGCACGGGCTGTGGGTGATCACCGACGAGATCTACGAGCACCTGGTCTACGGCGACGCCGAGTTCACCTCGATGCCGGTCGCCGTACCGGAGCTGGCCGACCGGACCCTGGTGCTCAACGGCGTCGCCAAGACCTACGCGATGACCGGCTGGCGGGTGGGCTGGATGATCGGCCCCCAGGACGTGGTGAAGGCCGCCGCCAACCTCCAGTCGCACGCCACCTCCAACGTCGCGAACGTCTCGCAGGCGGCGGCGCTGGCGGCCGTGACGGGCGACCTGTCGGCCGTGGCCGAGATGCGCGCGGCGTTCGACCGCCGCCGCCAGACGATGGTGCGGATGCTCAACGAGATCCCCGGGGTGCTGTGCCCGGAGCCGGAGGGCGCGTTCTACGCCTACCCCTCGGTCAAGGCCCTGCTGGGCAAGGAGATCCGCGGGAAGCGCCCCGCGACCACGGTGGAGCTGGCCGAGCTGATCCTGACCGAGGCCGAGGTGGCGCTGGTCCCGGGCGAGGCGTTCGGCACCCCGGGTTACTTCCGGCTGTCGTACGCGCTGGGCGACGAGGACCTGGTGGAGGGTGTCAGCCGCGTCGCCAAGCTGCTGGCCGAGGCGAGCTGA
- the secE gene encoding preprotein translocase subunit SecE yields MATEMRGEPATEDKGKEKKSGGKRTSPALFVRQVIAELRKVIWPTRSELINYTVVSLIFVLVMIGIVSGLDWALQKGIFAIFG; encoded by the coding sequence ATGGCGACTGAGATGCGCGGCGAGCCCGCGACCGAGGACAAGGGCAAGGAGAAGAAGTCCGGCGGTAAGCGGACCTCCCCTGCCCTGTTCGTCCGCCAGGTCATCGCGGAACTGCGCAAGGTGATCTGGCCGACCCGCAGCGAACTGATCAACTACACGGTCGTGTCGTTGATCTTCGTGCTGGTCATGATCGGGATCGTGTCGGGGCTGGACTGGGCCCTGCAGAAGGGCATCTTCGCCATCTTCGGCTGA
- the nusG gene encoding transcription termination/antitermination protein NusG, with the protein MSESPQPYDEAAEQARSAEEAAVEPAETPQEDDTDAVDDTDAVDDTDGIDEPAEAVEPVETTDETEEVLEPAPAVDPYADFKMQLRMQPGDWYVVHSYAGYENRVKTNIETRTQSLNMEDYIFQVEVPQHEVTEIKQGKRQKVNEKVLPGYILVRMELTDESWAAVRNTPGVTGFVGLLNKPSPLSLDEVANLLAPEPEEQAKVKEQAKITATVDFEVGESVTVMDGPFATLPATVNEINAEQQKLKVLVSIFGRETPVELSFNQVSKI; encoded by the coding sequence GTGTCCGAGTCCCCACAGCCCTACGACGAGGCCGCCGAACAGGCCCGGTCTGCGGAGGAGGCTGCGGTCGAGCCGGCGGAGACCCCCCAGGAAGACGACACCGACGCCGTCGACGACACCGACGCCGTCGACGACACCGACGGGATCGATGAGCCCGCCGAGGCCGTCGAGCCCGTCGAGACCACCGACGAGACCGAAGAGGTCCTCGAGCCGGCCCCGGCCGTGGACCCGTACGCCGACTTCAAGATGCAGCTCCGCATGCAGCCGGGCGACTGGTACGTCGTGCACTCCTACGCGGGGTACGAGAACCGGGTCAAGACCAACATCGAGACCCGGACCCAGTCGCTCAACATGGAGGACTACATCTTCCAGGTCGAGGTGCCCCAGCACGAGGTCACCGAGATCAAGCAGGGCAAGCGCCAGAAGGTCAACGAGAAGGTGCTGCCGGGCTACATCCTGGTCCGGATGGAGCTGACCGACGAGTCGTGGGCCGCGGTCCGCAACACCCCCGGCGTCACCGGCTTCGTGGGCCTGCTGAACAAGCCGTCCCCGCTGAGCCTGGACGAGGTCGCCAACCTGCTGGCCCCCGAGCCGGAGGAGCAGGCCAAGGTCAAGGAGCAGGCGAAGATCACGGCCACCGTGGACTTCGAGGTCGGCGAGTCCGTCACCGTCATGGACGGCCCGTTCGCCACCCTGCCCGCCACGGTCAACGAGATCAACGCCGAGCAGCAGAAGCTCAAGGTGCTGGTCTCGATCTTCGGCCGTGAGACCCCGGTCGAGCTGAGCTTCAACCAGGTCTCCAAGATCTGA
- the rplK gene encoding 50S ribosomal protein L11: MPPKKKKINAVVKVQLSAGAATPAPPVGTALGPHGVNIMDFCKQYNAATEAQRGNVIPVEITIYEDRSFTFVTKTPPAPRLILKAAGIEKGSGEPHKTKVGSITKDQVREIAQTKMPDLNARDIEAAEKIIAGTARSMGIEVK, translated from the coding sequence ATGCCTCCCAAGAAGAAAAAGATCAACGCCGTCGTCAAAGTCCAGCTCAGCGCCGGTGCCGCGACGCCCGCGCCGCCGGTCGGTACCGCGCTCGGTCCGCACGGCGTGAACATCATGGACTTCTGCAAGCAGTACAACGCCGCCACCGAGGCCCAGCGCGGCAACGTGATCCCGGTCGAGATCACGATCTACGAGGACCGCTCGTTCACCTTCGTCACCAAGACCCCGCCGGCCCCGAGGCTGATCCTCAAGGCCGCCGGGATCGAGAAGGGCAGCGGCGAGCCGCACAAGACCAAGGTCGGGTCCATCACCAAGGACCAGGTCCGCGAGATCGCGCAGACCAAGATGCCCGACCTGAACGCCCGTGACATCGAGGCCGCCGAGAAGATCATCGCCGGCACCGCCCGTTCCATGGGCATCGAGGTCAAGTAA
- the rplA gene encoding 50S ribosomal protein L1 — translation MKRSKAYRRGADLIDRERLYTPAEAVELARKTAVTKFDATVEVAMRLGVDPRKADQMVRGTVNLPHGTGKTARVLVFAGGAKADEARDAGADLVGTDDLIERIQGGFLDFDSVVATPDMMGKVGRLGRVLGPRGLMPNPKTGTVTMDVAKAVTDIKGGKIEFRVDRHSNLHFIIGKASFDERKLVENYAAAVDEIQRLKPSAAKGRYVKKATMTTSMGPAIPVDPNAVRNLTADLD, via the coding sequence ATGAAGCGCAGCAAGGCATACCGCAGGGGCGCGGACCTGATCGACCGCGAGCGGCTGTACACGCCCGCCGAGGCGGTCGAGCTGGCCCGCAAGACCGCGGTGACCAAGTTCGACGCCACCGTCGAGGTGGCCATGCGGCTGGGCGTCGACCCCCGCAAGGCCGACCAGATGGTCCGCGGCACCGTCAACCTGCCGCACGGCACCGGTAAGACCGCCCGCGTGCTGGTCTTCGCCGGCGGCGCCAAGGCCGACGAGGCCCGCGACGCCGGGGCCGACCTCGTCGGGACCGACGACCTCATCGAGCGGATCCAGGGCGGGTTCCTGGACTTCGACTCCGTGGTCGCCACCCCCGACATGATGGGCAAGGTCGGTCGGCTGGGCCGGGTGCTGGGCCCCCGCGGCCTGATGCCCAACCCGAAGACGGGCACGGTCACCATGGACGTGGCCAAGGCCGTGACCGACATCAAGGGCGGCAAGATCGAGTTCCGGGTCGACCGGCACTCGAACCTGCACTTCATCATCGGCAAGGCGTCCTTCGACGAGCGCAAGCTGGTGGAGAACTACGCCGCGGCGGTCGACGAGATCCAGCGTCTCAAGCCCTCGGCGGCCAAGGGCCGGTACGTCAAGAAGGCCACCATGACCACCTCGATGGGCCCGGCCATCCCGGTCGACCCCAACGCGGTGCGCAACCTGACCGCCGACCTCGACTGA
- a CDS encoding LppX_LprAFG lipoprotein — MERRTALRTTVVVAAGSAIAATLTACGSDGGSGNAGTINLPADTALVKASQRTGQADSFEADLTIADTGDGGTTIRGSGDVRLRPNLAFTATLDQLKVGGQTLPGVGSRAILVGDTLYAKVPRLAEFATGGKPWLRLNVDRTGRRLGFGFDEITDAVQRVNPAEQTKMFTGSKDARRVGEEKIEGVRTGHYTGTVTLQDALNRLDPQTREKVRRWHTDGSDRLAFDIWIDSENLPRKLVVKGTSKGHETSTVTVLYRDYGKKIRVNPPPADQVGDVTDTVGRFLGGGN, encoded by the coding sequence ATGGAACGCCGAACGGCCCTCCGGACGACCGTGGTCGTCGCCGCGGGATCCGCCATCGCCGCCACCCTCACCGCGTGCGGATCGGACGGCGGGTCGGGGAACGCCGGGACGATCAACCTGCCCGCCGACACGGCGCTGGTCAAGGCGTCGCAGCGGACGGGGCAGGCCGACTCGTTCGAGGCCGATCTGACCATCGCCGACACCGGCGACGGCGGCACCACGATCCGCGGCTCCGGCGACGTCCGGCTCCGGCCGAACCTCGCGTTCACCGCGACGCTGGACCAGCTCAAGGTGGGCGGCCAGACCCTCCCGGGTGTGGGCAGCCGGGCGATCCTGGTGGGCGACACGCTCTACGCCAAGGTGCCGCGGCTGGCCGAGTTCGCCACCGGCGGCAAGCCGTGGCTGCGGCTGAACGTCGACCGTACGGGCCGGCGGCTCGGGTTCGGCTTCGACGAGATCACCGACGCGGTGCAGCGGGTCAACCCCGCGGAGCAGACCAAGATGTTCACCGGCTCCAAGGACGCCCGCCGCGTCGGCGAGGAGAAGATCGAGGGCGTCCGCACCGGGCACTACACGGGCACCGTCACCCTGCAGGACGCGTTGAACCGACTGGACCCGCAGACCCGCGAGAAGGTCCGGAGGTGGCACACCGACGGCTCGGACCGGCTGGCCTTCGACATCTGGATCGACTCCGAGAACCTCCCCCGCAAGCTGGTGGTCAAGGGCACCTCGAAGGGCCACGAGACCTCGACGGTGACGGTCCTGTACCGCGACTACGGCAAGAAGATCCGGGTGAACCCCCCGCCCGCCGACCAGGTCGGCGACGTCACCGACACCGTGGGCCGCTTCCTCGGCGGCGGTAACTGA
- the rplJ gene encoding 50S ribosomal protein L10: MAKADKAAAIDELTNEFTSSNGAVLTEYRGLTVAQLGELRRNLGENATFSVVKNTLTKRAANAAGVDEKFSELLAGPSAIAFVKGDVVEAAKGLRDFSKANPLLVIKGGYVDGKSMDAADVAKLADLESREVLLAKLAGAMKASMANAAATFNALPTQMALLADALRAKREASGEATEAVEATEAAAPAADQAPAED, encoded by the coding sequence ATGGCTAAGGCCGACAAGGCTGCCGCGATCGATGAACTCACCAACGAGTTCACCAGTTCCAACGGCGCCGTACTGACCGAGTACCGCGGGCTCACCGTGGCGCAGCTAGGCGAGCTGCGTCGCAACCTCGGTGAGAATGCGACGTTCTCCGTGGTGAAGAACACGCTGACCAAGCGCGCGGCGAACGCCGCCGGCGTCGACGAGAAGTTCTCCGAGCTGCTCGCCGGACCGTCGGCGATCGCGTTCGTCAAGGGCGACGTGGTCGAGGCCGCGAAGGGCCTGCGCGACTTCTCCAAGGCGAACCCGCTGCTGGTGATCAAGGGCGGGTACGTCGACGGCAAGTCGATGGACGCGGCCGATGTCGCCAAGCTCGCCGACCTGGAGTCGCGCGAGGTGCTGCTCGCCAAGCTGGCGGGTGCGATGAAGGCGTCGATGGCGAACGCCGCCGCGACCTTCAACGCCCTGCCGACGCAGATGGCCCTGCTCGCGGACGCGCTGCGGGCCAAGCGCGAGGCGTCGGGCGAGGCCACCGAGGCCGTAGAGGCCACGGAGGCCGCAGCGCCCGCCGCCGACCAGGCGCCCGCCGAGGACTGA
- the rplL gene encoding 50S ribosomal protein L7/L12, whose protein sequence is MAKLSTDDLLDAFKEMTLLELSEFVKQFEEVFDVKAAAPVAVAGVPAAGGAGAAAEEAEVKDEFDVILEAAGDKKIQVIKEVRALTSLGLKEAKDLVDGAPKTLLEKVNKEAADKAKEALEKAGASVSVK, encoded by the coding sequence ATGGCCAAGCTCAGCACCGACGACCTGCTCGACGCGTTCAAGGAGATGACCCTCCTCGAGCTGTCGGAGTTCGTGAAGCAGTTCGAAGAGGTCTTCGACGTCAAGGCCGCCGCCCCGGTCGCGGTGGCGGGCGTTCCCGCCGCCGGTGGCGCGGGCGCCGCCGCCGAGGAGGCCGAGGTCAAGGATGAGTTCGACGTCATCCTCGAGGCCGCCGGCGACAAGAAGATCCAGGTCATCAAGGAGGTCCGCGCGCTGACCAGCCTCGGCCTCAAGGAGGCCAAGGACCTGGTCGACGGCGCTCCGAAGACCCTCCTGGAGAAGGTCAACAAGGAGGCCGCCGACAAGGCCAAGGAGGCCCTGGAGAAGGCCGGCGCGTCCGTCTCCGTCAAGTAG
- a CDS encoding ABC transporter ATP-binding protein, which translates to MGVEIRVEGLTKSFGSQVIWQDVSLTLPAGEVSVLLGPSGTGKSVFLKSLVGLLKPERGNIWIGDRNLPYLPEGQLYETRKLFGVLFQDGALFGSMNLFDNIAFPLREHTKKSESEIKRIVMEKMEMVGLLGAEKKLPGEISGGMKKRAGLARALVLDPEILLVDEPDSGLDPVRTAYLNQLIIDLNAQIDATFLIVTHDINTARTVPDNIGLLFRRELVMFGPREMLLSSEEPVVRQFLNARKQGPIGMSEEKDVSELEAEAKAGIDPGRLPPIPPQLLTSDGRIRKAQSPPGAWLRAHGIQPPPGSFIDELGRNWLEEWPRYVAAGNNHVGAPAGPSQSPPPGPQFSQGSKGGPPPRRH; encoded by the coding sequence GTGGGCGTCGAGATTCGGGTCGAAGGACTGACCAAGTCCTTCGGCAGTCAGGTGATCTGGCAGGACGTGTCGTTGACCCTGCCCGCGGGAGAGGTCTCCGTGCTCCTCGGGCCCTCGGGTACCGGCAAGTCGGTGTTCCTCAAGTCGCTGGTCGGGCTGCTCAAGCCGGAACGCGGCAACATCTGGATCGGGGACCGCAACCTGCCGTACCTGCCCGAGGGGCAGCTCTACGAGACCCGCAAGCTGTTCGGCGTGCTGTTCCAGGACGGCGCGCTGTTCGGGTCGATGAACCTGTTCGACAACATCGCGTTCCCGCTGCGGGAGCACACCAAGAAGTCCGAGTCCGAGATCAAGCGCATCGTCATGGAGAAGATGGAGATGGTCGGCCTGCTCGGGGCCGAGAAGAAGCTTCCCGGCGAGATCTCCGGCGGTATGAAGAAGCGGGCCGGCCTGGCCCGCGCGCTGGTCCTGGACCCCGAGATCCTGCTGGTCGACGAGCCCGACTCCGGTCTGGACCCGGTCCGCACCGCGTATCTGAACCAGTTGATCATCGACCTGAACGCGCAGATCGACGCGACGTTCCTGATCGTGACCCACGACATCAACACGGCTCGGACCGTTCCCGACAACATCGGCCTGCTGTTCCGCCGCGAGCTGGTGATGTTCGGTCCCCGCGAGATGCTGCTGTCCAGCGAGGAGCCGGTCGTCCGGCAGTTCCTGAACGCGCGCAAGCAGGGCCCCATCGGCATGTCCGAGGAGAAGGACGTCTCCGAGCTGGAGGCCGAGGCCAAGGCCGGCATCGACCCGGGCCGGCTCCCTCCGATCCCGCCGCAGTTGCTGACCAGCGACGGCCGGATCCGCAAGGCCCAGTCACCCCCCGGCGCCTGGCTGCGCGCGCACGGCATCCAGCCGCCCCCCGGCTCGTTCATCGACGAGCTCGGCCGCAACTGGCTCGAGGAGTGGCCGCGGTACGTGGCCGCCGGCAACAACCATGTCGGCGCTCCCGCCGGTCCGTCCCAGAGCCCGCCCCCAGGCCCGCAGTTCTCTCAGGGGTCGAAGGGCGGTCCGCCCCCCAGGAGGCACTAG
- a CDS encoding MlaE family ABC transporter permease, with product MTTPGTGAPRRRDQTRTTTTGTRGASRFSKIGDGVADIAIKEPGRFFALCLDTFRAMFKRPVQWREFIEQSWFIVSVTAIPTMLVAIPFGAILSLQVGGLIRQLGAQSFTGATAVVAIVREASPLVTALLIAGAAGSAMCADIGSRKIREEIDAMEVLGINPLHRLVVPRMLACAFIGLFLNGLVSVVGLMGGYLFNVVLQDGTPGAYLASFNAMAQLPDLLQAEVKAFVFGLTAGLVAAYKGLNAKGGPKGVGDAVNQTVVITFMLLFLENFLISALYFQLVPQKGM from the coding sequence ATGACAACTCCTGGTACCGGCGCCCCCCGGCGCAGGGATCAGACCAGGACCACCACCACCGGAACACGCGGCGCGAGCCGTTTCAGCAAGATCGGCGATGGCGTGGCCGACATCGCCATCAAGGAGCCGGGCCGTTTCTTCGCCCTGTGCCTTGACACGTTCCGTGCCATGTTCAAACGCCCTGTCCAGTGGCGTGAGTTCATCGAGCAGTCCTGGTTCATCGTCAGTGTGACGGCGATCCCGACGATGCTGGTGGCCATCCCGTTCGGAGCGATCCTGTCGCTCCAGGTGGGTGGCCTCATCCGGCAGCTCGGCGCGCAGTCCTTCACCGGGGCCACCGCCGTGGTGGCGATCGTGCGCGAGGCCAGCCCGCTGGTCACCGCGCTGTTGATCGCCGGCGCGGCGGGCTCGGCGATGTGCGCCGACATCGGCTCCCGCAAGATCCGCGAAGAGATCGACGCCATGGAGGTGCTGGGGATCAATCCCCTGCACCGCCTGGTGGTGCCCCGGATGCTGGCGTGCGCGTTCATCGGCCTGTTCCTCAACGGCCTCGTCTCGGTGGTCGGCCTGATGGGCGGCTATCTGTTCAACGTGGTGCTCCAGGACGGGACGCCGGGCGCCTACCTGGCCTCGTTCAACGCCATGGCCCAGTTGCCCGACCTGCTGCAGGCGGAGGTCAAGGCGTTCGTCTTCGGCCTCACCGCCGGGCTGGTCGCGGCCTACAAGGGCCTGAACGCCAAGGGCGGCCCCAAGGGTGTGGGCGACGCGGTCAATCAGACCGTGGTCATAACGTTCATGTTGCTTTTCCTGGAGAACTTCCTGATCAGCGCCCTGTACTTCCAGCTCGTCCCGCAGAAGGGGATGTGA
- a CDS encoding MlaE family ABC transporter permease, which translates to MARTGKRGTVVGKAVGVPLEKVEDLGHQLSFYARAFAWFFRVLRRYRTEVLRLLAEVSLGTGGLAVIGGSVAIVGFMTFFTGSQVGLQGYNSLNQIGTAAYTGFVSSFFNTRELAPLVSALALSATVGCGFTAQLGAMRISDEIDALEVMAVPAMPYLVTTRLIAGMIAVVPLYVVGLLASYLATRLVVTTFYGQSVGTYDHYFNLFLPPTDILWSFGKVIVFSILVMLIHCYYGFHATGGPAGVGVAVGRAVRTSIVTINVANLFLGMAIWGTTVSVRIAG; encoded by the coding sequence ATGGCGCGTACGGGGAAAAGGGGCACCGTCGTCGGGAAGGCGGTCGGCGTGCCCCTGGAGAAGGTCGAGGACCTCGGCCACCAACTGTCGTTCTACGCGCGGGCGTTCGCCTGGTTCTTCCGGGTGCTGCGCCGCTACCGGACCGAGGTGCTGCGGCTGCTGGCCGAGGTGAGCCTCGGCACCGGCGGGCTCGCGGTGATCGGCGGCAGCGTGGCGATCGTCGGCTTCATGACGTTCTTCACCGGCAGCCAGGTCGGTCTGCAGGGCTACAACTCCCTCAACCAGATCGGCACGGCCGCCTACACGGGGTTCGTGTCGTCGTTCTTCAACACCCGCGAACTGGCCCCGCTGGTCAGCGCGCTGGCGTTGTCGGCGACGGTCGGCTGCGGGTTCACCGCCCAGCTCGGCGCGATGCGGATCTCCGATGAGATCGACGCGCTGGAGGTCATGGCGGTCCCGGCCATGCCGTACCTGGTGACTACCCGGCTGATCGCCGGGATGATCGCGGTGGTCCCGCTGTACGTGGTGGGCCTGCTGGCCTCGTACCTGGCGACGCGGCTGGTCGTCACCACCTTCTACGGGCAGTCGGTCGGGACCTACGACCATTATTTCAATCTGTTCCTACCGCCGACCGACATTCTCTGGTCGTTCGGCAAGGTGATCGTCTTCTCCATTCTCGTCATGTTGATCCACTGCTATTACGGGTTCCACGCCACCGGCGGCCCGGCGGGGGTCGGCGTCGCGGTGGGGCGCGCGGTGCGGACCAGCATCGTCACCATCAACGTCGCCAACCTGTTCCTCGGCATGGCGATCTGGGGCACGACGGTCTCCGTGCGGATCGCGGGGTGA
- a CDS encoding MCE family protein → MTHVGPAGRSPLSQRARHRIYGIAMIVVIVLLLALTVAFYNKAFTRVVHVKVQTQRAGLQLLPHSDVKVRGLIVGEVRGSRATADGAVLDLALDPDKAELIPGNVTARLLPKTLFGEKYVDLNIPRDRGASGLRAGTVIRQDTSQATVEVNQVLDNLLPLLQAVEPAKLNATLNALATALQGRGDQIGRNLEQVDTLLRKVNPDLPTLVYDLKALADVADVYNAAAPDLLQTMRNLNVTNETIADKRQTIEELIPAVTGLSVKGDRFLKENGPKLVGVNIANRQVLELFAKYSPSLPCVFDGVMALKPRAEEAGGGKNSTFNLTIEIVKPRPAYKRIDLPEAKDNRNPRCYGLPNPKTPFPDYLALDGTEDDLWWKDPHDPDQPLPPGHRNRPASGVFVDPGGAMSSKDQIKSIVGPLTRTPADEVSDVAVLLYGPIVGDGSVVTLR, encoded by the coding sequence ATGACGCACGTCGGACCGGCCGGGCGGAGTCCGCTCTCGCAGCGGGCCCGCCACCGGATCTATGGGATCGCGATGATCGTGGTGATCGTCCTGTTGCTGGCGCTGACGGTGGCGTTCTACAACAAGGCGTTCACCCGGGTCGTCCACGTGAAGGTGCAGACGCAGCGGGCGGGCCTCCAACTGCTGCCGCACTCGGACGTCAAGGTCCGCGGGCTGATCGTCGGCGAGGTGCGGGGCTCCCGCGCCACCGCCGACGGCGCGGTGCTGGACCTGGCGCTGGACCCGGACAAGGCCGAGCTGATCCCGGGCAACGTCACGGCACGGCTGCTGCCCAAGACGCTGTTCGGTGAGAAGTACGTGGACCTGAACATCCCGCGGGACCGGGGCGCCTCCGGCCTCCGCGCGGGCACGGTGATCCGTCAGGACACCTCGCAGGCCACCGTCGAGGTCAACCAGGTGCTCGACAACCTGCTGCCGCTGCTGCAGGCGGTGGAGCCGGCCAAGCTGAACGCCACCCTCAACGCCCTGGCCACCGCGCTGCAGGGGCGCGGCGACCAGATCGGCCGCAACCTGGAGCAGGTCGACACGCTGCTGCGGAAGGTCAACCCCGACCTGCCGACGCTGGTGTACGACCTCAAGGCGCTGGCGGACGTCGCCGACGTCTACAACGCCGCGGCCCCGGACCTGCTGCAGACGATGCGGAACCTGAACGTCACCAACGAGACGATCGCCGACAAGCGGCAGACCATCGAGGAGCTGATCCCGGCGGTGACCGGCCTGTCGGTCAAGGGCGACCGGTTCCTCAAGGAGAACGGGCCCAAGCTGGTCGGCGTCAACATCGCGAACCGGCAGGTGTTGGAGCTGTTCGCCAAGTACTCCCCGTCGCTGCCGTGCGTGTTCGACGGCGTGATGGCGCTCAAGCCCCGGGCCGAGGAGGCCGGCGGCGGCAAGAACTCGACGTTCAACCTGACCATCGAGATCGTCAAGCCGCGACCGGCGTACAAGCGGATCGACCTGCCGGAGGCCAAGGACAACCGGAACCCGCGCTGCTACGGCCTGCCGAACCCGAAGACGCCGTTCCCGGACTACCTGGCGCTGGACGGCACCGAGGACGACCTGTGGTGGAAGGACCCGCACGACCCGGATCAGCCGCTGCCGCCCGGGCACCGCAACCGGCCCGCCTCGGGGGTGTTCGTGGACCCCGGCGGCGCGATGTCGAGCAAGGACCAGATCAAGAGCATCGTCGGGCCGCTGACGCGGACCCCGGCGGACGAGGTGTCGGACGTGGCGGTGCTGCTGTACGGCCCCATCGTGGGTGACGGATCGGTGGTGACGCTCCGATGA